A stretch of Babesia bigemina genome assembly Bbig001, chromosome : III DNA encodes these proteins:
- a CDS encoding 60S ribosomal protein L37e, putative: MGKCGKGTGSFGLRNGKTHILCRRCGNRAFHNQKKRCGSCGYPDKKTRRYNWSFKAVRRRTTGTGRCRHLKTMPRRFKNGFRSGTQPPAKKKTGPATV; this comes from the exons ATGGGTAAATGTGGCAAGGGTACGGGGTCGTTCGGTCTCCGCAACGGCAAGACCCACATACTGTGCCGCCGCTGCGGCAATCGCGCCTTCCACAACCAGAAGAAGAGATGCGGCTCGTGCG GCTACCCTGACAAGAAAACGAGGCGCTACAACTGGTCGTTCAAGGCCGTCCGCAGGCGAACCACGGGCACAGGCAG GTGCCGCCACCTTAAGACCATGCCGAGGAGGTTCAAGAACGGCTTCCGCTCTGGCACCCAGCCCCCGGCCAAGAAGAAGACCGGACCCGCCACCGTATAA